In one window of Methanoculleus chikugoensis DNA:
- a CDS encoding CDP-alcohol phosphatidyltransferase family protein, translating to MIEEHLRGRLNGALTRIAALVARTGATPNTLTLLGFLGMAVAGVLCALGSFFFAGIIVAASCVFDALDGALARVTGAASPFGAFFDSFLDRYAEAAVYGGLVVHYAGVGTISGVEAAFAAAIGSLMVSYARARAEGLGIECRAGLFARPERIAVIIIGLVTGLVLPALVLLAVATNITAARRLLAVRGVSHW from the coding sequence GTGATCGAGGAGCACCTCCGGGGACGGTTGAACGGGGCGCTCACCCGGATCGCAGCCCTCGTTGCCCGGACGGGGGCGACCCCGAACACCCTCACCCTGCTCGGGTTTCTCGGGATGGCGGTCGCGGGGGTCCTCTGTGCTTTAGGATCGTTCTTCTTCGCCGGCATCATCGTCGCCGCATCCTGCGTCTTCGACGCCCTCGACGGGGCGCTCGCCCGGGTGACCGGCGCCGCCTCTCCCTTCGGGGCGTTCTTCGACTCGTTCCTGGACCGCTACGCCGAGGCGGCGGTTTACGGGGGGCTCGTCGTGCATTACGCGGGGGTGGGGACGATCTCGGGCGTCGAGGCTGCGTTTGCCGCCGCGATCGGGTCGCTGATGGTCAGTTACGCCCGGGCCCGCGCCGAGGGGCTCGGGATCGAGTGCCGGGCCGGGCTCTTCGCCCGCCCGGAGCGGATCGCGGTCATCATCATCGGACTGGTGACGGGTCTCGTCCTCCCGGCGCTCGTCCTCCTCGCGGTCGCGACGAACATTACTGCGGCGCGGAGACTCCTCGCTGTCCGGGGGGTGTCACACTGGTGA
- a CDS encoding antitoxin VapB family protein translates to MNAIKRIVVREEVWAALSSMRKPGMTFSELIEEMIEHEKKRRLMEDIKRIQETEELVEIPL, encoded by the coding sequence ATGAATGCCATAAAGCGTATTGTTGTCAGGGAAGAGGTCTGGGCTGCCCTCTCCAGTATGCGCAAGCCGGGGATGACCTTCTCCGAACTGATAGAGGAGATGATCGAACACGAAAAGAAGCGGCGGCTTATGGAGGATATCAAGCGGATCCAGGAGACGGAAGAACTCGTGGAGATCCCATTGTGA
- the tfrA gene encoding fumarate reductase (CoM/CoB) subunit TfrA → MHADEIVDAHVLVVGSGGAGVRAAIEASRYGDVVMVSKTIAGKGGCTTMAEGGYNAVLRDRDSVDVHREDTLKGGAYLNDPALVDALVREAPERMADLVRWGAVFDVTEDREIAQRPFGGQRFPRTCYAGDRTGHEMIMTLLDRLDATDTHLYQEVSVVDFVKDENGAVAGAIALDRDGNVVLFRSDATVLATGGGTQVYDISTNSAAGTGDGFAMAYRAGAELIDMEMIQFHPTGAVYPYDARGRLVTEAVRGEGGILLNARRERFMKRYDPDRMELSTRDVVARAIATEVLEGRGTNRGGVYLDVTHLPAEKIETRLPVMLEQFLAFGVDIRREPMEVAPTAHHIMGGLRITPECRTTLPGLFACGEVAGGVHGANRLGGNALAETQVFGKRAGEFAGKAPARGGRFDEGAIDERLRMLDGFFEGAISPADVRKDLKLTMWNQAGIFRNAPDLRTALGHVRRLAETRLCAASTANLLECCTVRNMCTTASLIVRCALLRPENRGAHVRLDAEIVTDPATSPFGHTYISLAREGIEQREVTA, encoded by the coding sequence ATGCATGCAGACGAGATTGTGGACGCGCACGTGCTGGTTGTCGGAAGCGGCGGCGCCGGGGTGCGGGCCGCCATCGAGGCTTCCCGGTACGGCGACGTGGTCATGGTCTCCAAGACCATCGCCGGCAAAGGCGGGTGCACGACGATGGCGGAAGGCGGTTACAACGCCGTGCTGCGGGACCGGGACTCGGTCGACGTTCACCGCGAAGATACATTGAAAGGCGGGGCGTATCTCAACGACCCGGCCCTCGTGGACGCGCTGGTCCGCGAAGCGCCGGAGCGGATGGCCGACCTCGTCCGGTGGGGCGCGGTCTTCGACGTCACGGAGGACCGGGAGATCGCGCAGCGGCCGTTCGGGGGGCAGCGGTTCCCCCGGACCTGCTACGCCGGAGACCGGACCGGGCACGAGATGATCATGACCCTCCTCGACCGGCTCGACGCGACCGATACGCACCTCTACCAGGAGGTCTCGGTCGTCGACTTTGTGAAGGACGAGAACGGTGCGGTCGCAGGCGCGATTGCTCTCGACCGCGACGGGAACGTCGTGCTCTTCCGCTCCGACGCGACGGTGCTCGCGACCGGCGGGGGGACGCAGGTCTACGATATATCCACGAACTCCGCCGCCGGGACGGGAGACGGGTTTGCGATGGCCTACCGGGCGGGGGCGGAACTGATCGACATGGAGATGATCCAGTTCCACCCGACCGGGGCGGTCTACCCCTACGACGCCCGCGGCCGGCTGGTGACGGAGGCCGTCCGGGGCGAGGGGGGCATCCTCTTGAATGCGCGGCGGGAGCGGTTCATGAAGCGCTACGACCCCGACCGGATGGAACTCTCCACCCGGGACGTGGTGGCGCGGGCGATCGCGACCGAGGTGCTGGAGGGCCGGGGGACGAACCGGGGCGGGGTCTACCTGGACGTGACCCACCTCCCCGCGGAGAAGATCGAGACCCGGCTCCCGGTGATGCTCGAGCAGTTCCTCGCGTTCGGCGTCGACATCCGCCGGGAGCCGATGGAGGTCGCCCCCACCGCCCACCACATCATGGGGGGGCTGCGGATCACCCCGGAGTGCCGGACGACCCTCCCGGGCCTCTTCGCCTGTGGGGAGGTCGCCGGCGGGGTGCACGGGGCAAACCGTCTCGGCGGGAACGCCCTCGCGGAGACGCAGGTCTTCGGGAAGCGCGCCGGGGAGTTCGCCGGGAAGGCACCCGCACGGGGCGGCCGGTTTGATGAGGGCGCAATCGACGAGAGACTCCGGATGCTCGACGGTTTCTTCGAGGGAGCGATAAGCCCCGCAGACGTCAGGAAGGACCTGAAACTCACGATGTGGAACCAGGCCGGGATCTTCCGGAACGCCCCCGACCTCCGGACGGCGCTCGGGCACGTCCGGCGGCTGGCGGAGACGCGGCTCTGCGCCGCCTCGACCGCGAACCTGCTTGAATGTTGTACGGTCCGGAACATGTGCACCACGGCGTCCCTGATCGTCCGGTGCGCCCTCCTGCGGCCCGAGAACCGGGGTGCCCACGTCCGGCTGGACGCGGAGATCGTGACTGACCCTGCGACGTCGCCGTTCGGCCACACCTACATCTCGCTCGCCCGCGAGGGGATCGAGCAGCGGGAGGTCACGGCATGA
- a CDS encoding aspartate kinase: MKFGGTSVGETDCIGRVADIVESHRAAGDEVALVVSACSGVTDQIIAVTDEVMASKEQPRIETFLSVIRERHTRLLEKVAPDHAREVTAIIDDRLTRLQNILTAVHTLKELTPRSRDYIISFGERLSAPIVAAALRQRGIASVVLDGAGAGIVTTANHGDARALPVSEENIRARVAPLLADSVPVIMGFMGATEQGVVTTLGRSGSDYSAAVVGAGLDADEIWIWTDVDGVMTSDPRIVRDARVLDDISYLEVMELSFFGAKVLHPRSIEPAMQKDIPIRVKNSFRPEVPGTLVLRDKHQEKRVVKALALIEKVALVNINGAQMVGRPGVAKTIFSALAEREVNVMMISQGSSEANISLIIDESHLDAAIAALNPIVKQGVVREVTYDRDVAALAVVGAGMAGTPGTGGRIFSAIGRAGINMMMISQGSSEVNVSFVVKGGDGKRALQVLHDEFRLSENSDD; this comes from the coding sequence ATGAAATTTGGCGGCACTTCCGTCGGAGAGACCGACTGTATCGGGAGGGTCGCAGACATCGTGGAATCGCATCGTGCGGCAGGCGACGAGGTTGCATTAGTCGTATCGGCATGCTCGGGGGTCACCGACCAGATCATCGCGGTGACCGACGAGGTCATGGCAAGCAAGGAGCAGCCCCGGATTGAGACGTTTCTCTCGGTGATACGGGAGCGGCACACCCGGCTCCTTGAGAAAGTGGCTCCCGACCACGCCCGCGAGGTGACCGCGATCATCGATGACCGGCTCACCCGGCTGCAGAACATCCTCACCGCGGTGCATACCTTAAAGGAACTGACGCCCCGGTCCCGCGACTACATCATCTCCTTCGGGGAACGGCTCTCCGCCCCGATCGTCGCGGCCGCCCTGCGGCAGCGCGGGATCGCTTCGGTCGTCCTCGACGGCGCCGGGGCCGGGATCGTCACGACCGCAAACCACGGGGACGCCCGTGCCCTCCCGGTCAGCGAGGAGAACATCCGTGCCCGGGTCGCCCCGCTGCTCGCCGATTCCGTCCCGGTGATCATGGGTTTCATGGGGGCGACCGAGCAGGGCGTCGTCACCACCCTCGGGCGGAGCGGTTCCGACTACTCGGCCGCCGTCGTCGGCGCCGGGCTTGATGCCGACGAGATCTGGATCTGGACCGACGTCGACGGTGTGATGACCTCCGACCCCCGGATCGTCAGGGACGCCCGGGTCCTCGACGACATCTCCTACCTTGAGGTGATGGAACTCTCTTTCTTCGGCGCGAAGGTCCTCCACCCGCGTTCGATCGAACCCGCGATGCAGAAGGATATCCCGATCCGGGTCAAGAACTCGTTCCGGCCCGAAGTCCCCGGCACCCTCGTCCTCCGGGACAAGCACCAGGAGAAGCGGGTGGTCAAGGCCCTCGCTCTTATCGAGAAGGTGGCGCTGGTCAACATCAACGGCGCCCAGATGGTCGGCCGTCCCGGCGTGGCAAAGACGATCTTCTCCGCGCTCGCCGAGCGGGAGGTGAACGTCATGATGATCTCGCAGGGTTCGAGCGAGGCGAACATCTCCCTCATCATCGACGAGTCGCACCTGGACGCCGCGATCGCCGCCCTCAACCCGATCGTGAAACAGGGTGTCGTGCGCGAGGTCACCTACGACCGGGACGTCGCCGCGCTCGCGGTCGTCGGTGCGGGAATGGCCGGCACGCCGGGAACCGGCGGTCGAATCTTCTCGGCGATCGGCCGGGCCGGTATCAACATGATGATGATCTCGCAGGGTTCAAGCGAGGTGAACGTCTCCTTCGTCGTGAAGGGCGGGGACGGGAAACGTGCCTTGCAGGTGCTGCACGATGAATTCCGACTATCGGAGAACTCAGATGACTGA
- the tfrB gene encoding fumarate reductase (CoM/CoB) subunit TfrB: protein MKTITLQVSRFDPAVDAEPHFEEYAVRVNEGARVLHALHAVRDGHDPTLTYRYCCGSGQCGSCAVRVDGKPVLACMEEARDGMTVEPLDLPVLKDLTVDMEPVIAKIARICPAPDAVLPAKEEIEAIKPLRDCIECLCCVSACPALQVTDFAGPTVIRQEMRLALDPRDSGDRITDAIAKGLFYCTTCKRCTEVCPKEIDIPGKAIEKLREIANRRGLTLPRHREVARLVQETGRSVERTQPTFLEQVPEVIEPDGPVRGEVGFFVGCMFNGRVPQTALDAMEVMKRNGIRVIVPHDQVCCGSPLIRTGQTTNVSDLKKKNIEAFARRGITTVMTICAGCGATLKNDYETPFEVKDVTEILTGYGIEPTAKLDLRATYHDPCHLLRGQGISEQPRALLREAVREFVEMPSQCCGAGGGVRSGVPEEAKALGAKRNECVKATGADVVVTVCPFCEFHIADCTDVPVKNLVTVLLEGYRKKDAEAGQ from the coding sequence ATGAAGACGATCACGCTACAGGTCTCTCGCTTCGACCCGGCCGTGGACGCGGAGCCGCACTTCGAGGAGTACGCCGTCCGGGTCAACGAGGGCGCCCGGGTGCTCCACGCCCTCCACGCCGTCCGCGACGGGCACGACCCGACGCTCACCTACCGCTACTGCTGCGGGTCGGGGCAGTGCGGGAGCTGTGCCGTCCGGGTGGACGGGAAGCCCGTCCTCGCCTGCATGGAGGAGGCCCGGGACGGGATGACGGTCGAGCCGCTGGACCTCCCTGTCCTGAAAGACCTGACGGTGGATATGGAGCCGGTGATCGCGAAGATCGCCAGGATCTGCCCGGCGCCGGATGCAGTGCTCCCGGCAAAGGAAGAGATCGAGGCGATCAAGCCGCTCCGGGACTGCATCGAGTGCCTCTGCTGCGTATCGGCCTGCCCGGCGCTCCAGGTGACGGATTTCGCGGGGCCGACGGTGATCCGGCAGGAGATGCGCCTCGCCCTTGACCCCCGCGACTCCGGGGACAGGATAACCGACGCGATCGCAAAAGGGCTCTTCTACTGCACGACCTGCAAGCGCTGCACGGAGGTCTGCCCGAAAGAGATCGATATCCCGGGGAAGGCGATCGAGAAACTCCGGGAGATCGCGAACCGCCGCGGGCTGACCCTTCCCCGCCACCGGGAGGTGGCGCGGCTGGTGCAGGAGACCGGCCGGAGCGTCGAGCGGACACAGCCGACCTTCCTCGAACAGGTCCCGGAGGTTATCGAGCCCGACGGCCCCGTCCGCGGCGAGGTGGGGTTCTTCGTCGGGTGCATGTTCAACGGCCGGGTGCCGCAGACGGCGCTCGACGCGATGGAGGTGATGAAGCGCAACGGCATCCGGGTGATCGTCCCCCACGACCAGGTCTGCTGCGGTTCGCCGCTGATCCGGACGGGGCAGACGACGAATGTCTCCGACCTGAAGAAGAAGAACATCGAGGCCTTCGCCCGCCGGGGGATCACGACCGTGATGACGATCTGCGCCGGGTGCGGGGCGACGCTGAAGAACGACTACGAGACGCCGTTCGAGGTCAAAGACGTCACCGAGATCCTCACCGGGTACGGGATCGAGCCCACGGCGAAACTCGACCTCCGGGCGACCTACCACGATCCCTGCCACCTCCTCCGTGGCCAGGGGATCAGCGAGCAGCCGCGGGCGCTCCTCCGCGAGGCTGTCCGGGAGTTCGTCGAGATGCCCTCCCAGTGTTGCGGCGCTGGCGGCGGCGTCCGGTCGGGGGTGCCGGAGGAGGCGAAGGCCCTCGGGGCGAAACGCAACGAGTGCGTGAAGGCGACCGGCGCGGACGTGGTGGTGACGGTCTGCCCGTTCTGCGAGTTCCACATCGCGGACTGCACGGACGTGCCCGTCAAGAACCTGGTGACGGTCCTGCTCGAGGGCTACCGGAAGAAGGACGCGGAAGCGGGGCAGTGA
- the hepT gene encoding type VII toxin-antitoxin system HepT family RNase toxin, whose amino-acid sequence MVSYDEEKVTALSSELMQACERLRELGQLPREVFTGDPHLVASAKYHLIVGVEAAIDLANHVITKNRWKMPENYADTFCIVQEHGFFDEDLGKRLQTMARFRNRLIHIYWDIDNDRIYDLLREDVGDIEQFLTEYIRALQRE is encoded by the coding sequence TTGGTCTCCTACGATGAGGAGAAGGTTACTGCGCTGTCATCGGAGCTGATGCAGGCCTGTGAGAGGCTCCGGGAACTGGGTCAACTCCCGAGGGAGGTGTTTACGGGAGACCCTCACCTCGTTGCAAGCGCGAAGTATCATCTGATCGTCGGCGTCGAGGCGGCTATCGATCTCGCCAACCACGTGATCACGAAGAATCGATGGAAAATGCCTGAAAATTATGCCGACACGTTTTGTATCGTGCAGGAACACGGGTTCTTCGACGAAGACCTTGGAAAACGCCTGCAAACGATGGCCCGGTTCAGGAACCGGTTGATCCACATCTATTGGGATATCGATAACGACAGGATTTACGACCTGCTCAGGGAGGACGTCGGCGACATCGAGCAGTTTCTCACCGAATATATCCGTGCCCTGCAGAGGGAGTGA